Proteins found in one Siniperca chuatsi isolate FFG_IHB_CAS linkage group LG22, ASM2008510v1, whole genome shotgun sequence genomic segment:
- the LOC122870207 gene encoding uncharacterized protein LOC122870207 isoform X5, with protein MRSFAQKRDNSTVFMEFTERKTHCVASRRPDVPVSGSGPSVLQEEGLLPRSLGEREKMTCSILLLITLTSCVCGTFVVNVTQSSYQAEENEDITLEWTFTTKPDSSNSLYIYCELITDLKASVLYHLQEGVEVPESQDGQFAVRVQCDRDVLREGQLRLHVSRLRTEDSGLYQCEVSTTYGGSVGKSRLTVTAAADEPKPQRPTVRPQPESRGRIGLCAGLGLTAAALLAVSAGLCFAFGLCFTKSTDKRGNVSAAVYRC; from the exons atgcgGTCGTTCGCTCAGAAACGGGATAATTCAACAGTTTTCATGGAATTCACTGAGAGGAAGACTCACTGTGTTGCATCGCGTAGACCAGATGTCCCCGTCTCGGGGTCTGGTCCTTCAGTTctgcaggaggaaggactgCTTCCTCGGTCCCTTGGGGAAAGGGAA aagatgacctgcagcatcctgctgctcatcaccctgacctcctgcgTCTGTG gaacatttgtagtgaatgtgacacagagcTCCTATCAGGCAGAGGAGAACGAGGACATCACACTGGAATGGACGTTCACAACCAAACCTGACAGTTCAAACTCCCTTTATATCTACTGTGAACTGATTACTGATCTCAAGGCCTCAGTCCTGTATCATCTACAGGAAGGTGTTGAGGTCCCAGAGTCTCAGGATGGACAGTTTGCGGTACGAGTCCAGTGTGACAGAGACGTCCTCAGAGAAGGACAACTCAGACTTCATGTGTCCAGACTCAGGACTGAGGACTCAGGCCTGTACCAGTGTGAAGTGAGCACAACTTATGGTGGCAGCGTTGGTAAAAGCAGACTCACTGTCACTG cagctgctgatgagCCCAAACCTCAGAGACCAACAGTGAGACCACAACCAGAGAGTCGGGGGAGGATCGGCCTCTGTGCTGGGCTGGGACTGacagctgcagctctgctgGCTGTCTCTGCCGGACTCTGCTTTGCCTTCGGTCTCTGTTTTACTAAATCTACTGATAAGAGAGGAAACGTTTCTGCAGCCGTATATAgatgttga
- the LOC122870207 gene encoding uncharacterized protein LOC122870207 isoform X4 has protein sequence MRSFAQKRDNSTVFMEFTERKTHCVASRRPDVPVSGSGPSVLQEEGLLPRSLGEREKMTCSILLLITLTSCVCAGTFVVNVTQSSYQAEENEDITLEWTFTTKPDSSNSLYIYCELITDLKASVLYHLQEGVEVPESQDGQFAVRVQCDRDVLREGQLRLHVSRLRTEDSGLYQCEVSTTYGGSVGKSRLTVTAAADEPKPQRPTVRPQPESRGRIGLCAGLGLTAAALLAVSAGLCFAFGLCFTKSTDKRGNVSAAVYRC, from the exons atgcgGTCGTTCGCTCAGAAACGGGATAATTCAACAGTTTTCATGGAATTCACTGAGAGGAAGACTCACTGTGTTGCATCGCGTAGACCAGATGTCCCCGTCTCGGGGTCTGGTCCTTCAGTTctgcaggaggaaggactgCTTCCTCGGTCCCTTGGGGAAAGGGAA aagatgacctgcagcatcctgctgctcatcaccctgacctcctgcgTCTGTG caggaacatttgtagtgaatgtgacacagagcTCCTATCAGGCAGAGGAGAACGAGGACATCACACTGGAATGGACGTTCACAACCAAACCTGACAGTTCAAACTCCCTTTATATCTACTGTGAACTGATTACTGATCTCAAGGCCTCAGTCCTGTATCATCTACAGGAAGGTGTTGAGGTCCCAGAGTCTCAGGATGGACAGTTTGCGGTACGAGTCCAGTGTGACAGAGACGTCCTCAGAGAAGGACAACTCAGACTTCATGTGTCCAGACTCAGGACTGAGGACTCAGGCCTGTACCAGTGTGAAGTGAGCACAACTTATGGTGGCAGCGTTGGTAAAAGCAGACTCACTGTCACTG cagctgctgatgagCCCAAACCTCAGAGACCAACAGTGAGACCACAACCAGAGAGTCGGGGGAGGATCGGCCTCTGTGCTGGGCTGGGACTGacagctgcagctctgctgGCTGTCTCTGCCGGACTCTGCTTTGCCTTCGGTCTCTGTTTTACTAAATCTACTGATAAGAGAGGAAACGTTTCTGCAGCCGTATATAgatgttga
- the LOC122870207 gene encoding uncharacterized protein LOC122870207 isoform X3, whose translation MRSFAQKRDNSTVFMEFTERKTHCVASRRPDVPVSGSGPSVLQEEGLLPRSLGEREKMTCSILLLITLTSCVCGSFPPAGTFVVNVTQSSYQAEENEDITLEWTFTTKPDSSNSLYIYCELITDLKASVLYHLQEGVEVPESQDGQFAVRVQCDRDVLREGQLRLHVSRLRTEDSGLYQCEVSTTYGGSVGKSRLTVTAAADEPKPQRPTVRPQPESRGRIGLCAGLGLTAAALLAVSAGLCFAFGLCFTKSTDKRGNVSAAVYRC comes from the exons atgcgGTCGTTCGCTCAGAAACGGGATAATTCAACAGTTTTCATGGAATTCACTGAGAGGAAGACTCACTGTGTTGCATCGCGTAGACCAGATGTCCCCGTCTCGGGGTCTGGTCCTTCAGTTctgcaggaggaaggactgCTTCCTCGGTCCCTTGGGGAAAGGGAA aagatgacctgcagcatcctgctgctcatcaccctgacctcctgcgTCTGTGGTTCGTTTCCACCTGCAG gaacatttgtagtgaatgtgacacagagcTCCTATCAGGCAGAGGAGAACGAGGACATCACACTGGAATGGACGTTCACAACCAAACCTGACAGTTCAAACTCCCTTTATATCTACTGTGAACTGATTACTGATCTCAAGGCCTCAGTCCTGTATCATCTACAGGAAGGTGTTGAGGTCCCAGAGTCTCAGGATGGACAGTTTGCGGTACGAGTCCAGTGTGACAGAGACGTCCTCAGAGAAGGACAACTCAGACTTCATGTGTCCAGACTCAGGACTGAGGACTCAGGCCTGTACCAGTGTGAAGTGAGCACAACTTATGGTGGCAGCGTTGGTAAAAGCAGACTCACTGTCACTG cagctgctgatgagCCCAAACCTCAGAGACCAACAGTGAGACCACAACCAGAGAGTCGGGGGAGGATCGGCCTCTGTGCTGGGCTGGGACTGacagctgcagctctgctgGCTGTCTCTGCCGGACTCTGCTTTGCCTTCGGTCTCTGTTTTACTAAATCTACTGATAAGAGAGGAAACGTTTCTGCAGCCGTATATAgatgttga
- the LOC122870207 gene encoding uncharacterized protein LOC122870207 isoform X2, which yields MRSFAQKRDNSTVFMEFTERKTHCVASRRPDVPVSGSGPSVLQEEGLLPRSLGEREKMTCSILLLITLTSCVCGSFPPAAGTFVVNVTQSSYQAEENEDITLEWTFTTKPDSSNSLYIYCELITDLKASVLYHLQEGVEVPESQDGQFAVRVQCDRDVLREGQLRLHVSRLRTEDSGLYQCEVSTTYGGSVGKSRLTVTAAADEPKPQRPTVRPQPESRGRIGLCAGLGLTAAALLAVSAGLCFAFGLCFTKSTDKRGNVSAAVYRC from the exons atgcgGTCGTTCGCTCAGAAACGGGATAATTCAACAGTTTTCATGGAATTCACTGAGAGGAAGACTCACTGTGTTGCATCGCGTAGACCAGATGTCCCCGTCTCGGGGTCTGGTCCTTCAGTTctgcaggaggaaggactgCTTCCTCGGTCCCTTGGGGAAAGGGAA aagatgacctgcagcatcctgctgctcatcaccctgacctcctgcgTCTGTGGTTCGTTTCCACCTGCAG caggaacatttgtagtgaatgtgacacagagcTCCTATCAGGCAGAGGAGAACGAGGACATCACACTGGAATGGACGTTCACAACCAAACCTGACAGTTCAAACTCCCTTTATATCTACTGTGAACTGATTACTGATCTCAAGGCCTCAGTCCTGTATCATCTACAGGAAGGTGTTGAGGTCCCAGAGTCTCAGGATGGACAGTTTGCGGTACGAGTCCAGTGTGACAGAGACGTCCTCAGAGAAGGACAACTCAGACTTCATGTGTCCAGACTCAGGACTGAGGACTCAGGCCTGTACCAGTGTGAAGTGAGCACAACTTATGGTGGCAGCGTTGGTAAAAGCAGACTCACTGTCACTG cagctgctgatgagCCCAAACCTCAGAGACCAACAGTGAGACCACAACCAGAGAGTCGGGGGAGGATCGGCCTCTGTGCTGGGCTGGGACTGacagctgcagctctgctgGCTGTCTCTGCCGGACTCTGCTTTGCCTTCGGTCTCTGTTTTACTAAATCTACTGATAAGAGAGGAAACGTTTCTGCAGCCGTATATAgatgttga
- the LOC122870207 gene encoding uncharacterized protein LOC122870207 isoform X1 gives MSPSRGLVLQFCRRKDCFLGPLGKGKCSLCRPVQCGVIKGTLSYFHRSFRCTPGSDEVSTNNKAAGSLSNETIQQQQLSWGSLRGSRIILKPDPPQKQLHVPSNSSRDSGPRLHVIFTLFPAYQNAENKVLREKMTCSILLLITLTSCVCGSFPPAAGTFVVNVTQSSYQAEENEDITLEWTFTTKPDSSNSLYIYCELITDLKASVLYHLQEGVEVPESQDGQFAVRVQCDRDVLREGQLRLHVSRLRTEDSGLYQCEVSTTYGGSVGKSRLTVTAAADEPKPQRPTVRPQPESRGRIGLCAGLGLTAAALLAVSAGLCFAFGLCFTKSTDKRGNVSAAVYRC, from the exons ATGTCCCCGTCTCGGGGTCTGGTCCTTCAGTTctgcaggaggaaggactgCTTCCTCGGTCCCTTGGGGAAAGGGAAGTGCAGCCTCTGTAGACCTGTTCAATGCGGAGTCATTAAAGGAACTCTGTCTTATTTCCACCGGAGCTTTCGCTGCACTCCCGGATCAGACGAGGTGTCTACGAATAATAAAGCGGCCGGTTCGCTCAGTAACGAGacaattcaacagcagcagctttcaTGGGGTTCACTGAGAGGAAGCCGGATCATCCTAAAACCTGATCCACCTCAAAAGCAGCTCCATGTGCcgtcaaacagcagcagggacTCTGGACCCAGATTGCacgttatttttacattattcccAGCGTATCAAAACGCGGAAAATAAAGTCCTGAGG gagaagatgacctgcagcatcctgctgctcatcaccctgacctcctgcgTCTGTGGTTCGTTTCCACCTGCAG caggaacatttgtagtgaatgtgacacagagcTCCTATCAGGCAGAGGAGAACGAGGACATCACACTGGAATGGACGTTCACAACCAAACCTGACAGTTCAAACTCCCTTTATATCTACTGTGAACTGATTACTGATCTCAAGGCCTCAGTCCTGTATCATCTACAGGAAGGTGTTGAGGTCCCAGAGTCTCAGGATGGACAGTTTGCGGTACGAGTCCAGTGTGACAGAGACGTCCTCAGAGAAGGACAACTCAGACTTCATGTGTCCAGACTCAGGACTGAGGACTCAGGCCTGTACCAGTGTGAAGTGAGCACAACTTATGGTGGCAGCGTTGGTAAAAGCAGACTCACTGTCACTG cagctgctgatgagCCCAAACCTCAGAGACCAACAGTGAGACCACAACCAGAGAGTCGGGGGAGGATCGGCCTCTGTGCTGGGCTGGGACTGacagctgcagctctgctgGCTGTCTCTGCCGGACTCTGCTTTGCCTTCGGTCTCTGTTTTACTAAATCTACTGATAAGAGAGGAAACGTTTCTGCAGCCGTATATAgatgttga